The following proteins are co-located in the Desulfatitalea tepidiphila genome:
- a CDS encoding ferredoxin: MAKHIEIDEDACEGCETCSELCPEVFEFDDDTQKAKVIKPKAKDDCVEEAIDSCPVECISWVDD; this comes from the coding sequence ATGGCCAAACACATTGAGATCGATGAAGACGCGTGCGAGGGATGCGAAACTTGTTCCGAACTGTGCCCGGAAGTCTTCGAATTCGACGATGATACCCAGAAGGCCAAGGTGATCAAGCCCAAGGCAAAGGATGACTGCGTCGAAGAAGCCATCGATTCATGCCCCGTGGAGTGCATCTCCTGGGTGGATGATTGA
- a CDS encoding adenosine-specific kinase, producing the protein MEIKTIPIENPEQLNFILGHSHFIKTVEDLYEAMVNTVPGAKFGVAFCEASDVCLVRFAGTDDGLIALAQRNALNLGAGHSFIIFMRDMFPVNVLNAVKRVPEVCRVFCATANPVEVIVAETEMGRGILGVIDGYRTKGIEGDEEIAKRKSFLRAIGYKM; encoded by the coding sequence AACAACTCAATTTCATTTTAGGCCATTCGCATTTTATCAAAACGGTCGAAGATCTTTACGAAGCCATGGTCAATACGGTGCCAGGCGCTAAATTCGGCGTTGCCTTCTGCGAGGCGTCCGACGTCTGCCTGGTCCGGTTCGCCGGCACGGACGACGGTTTGATCGCCCTCGCCCAAAGGAACGCATTGAATCTGGGAGCCGGGCACAGCTTCATCATTTTTATGCGCGACATGTTTCCCGTCAACGTGCTCAATGCGGTCAAGCGGGTGCCCGAGGTGTGCCGCGTGTTTTGCGCAACCGCCAATCCGGTGGAAGTGATTGTGGCGGAAACGGAGATGGGGCGCGGTATTCTGGGGGTCATCGACGGATATCGAACCAAAGGGATAGAGGGTGATGAAGAGATTGCCAAACGCAAATCCTTCTTGAGGGCCATCGGATACAAAATGTAA
- a CDS encoding PEP/pyruvate-binding domain-containing protein — protein MKIGMLNLFKKRKSAKATHEALMTAFNYKYANFKAILESNSELLKILTDIEHKLRGQAFLGATCLESQTPQIAFHADRMIRSFENLSGRPCPHLNQAYATIMRALQPARSVPLPRPISGFTIEYRDITRDLLTTVGGKNAVLGEVGNKLRLPVPMGFAVTTSAYDRIIHVNQLDQAIQQLKQTVDIIETKTIMQASEQLQRRIMAAEVPEDLAEAILGAYDRMAAQRRQPNAPLLVSMRSSAVMEDSWLSFAGQYLTVLNVPREEILEAYKRVIASLFTPRAIIYQLHMGVPLAEAAMGVACLEMVASKASGVMYTRDPLHLAENRIVINAVWGLGAYAVDGMVPPDTYLLSRGAPPEILDKKISEKPVRLISRKEGDVIEEKVSEELMHHACLSDTQAVQLAEYGRQLETYFECAQDVEWAMDENGRLVILQSRPLRLEPISDHPSLSNTPALSGYTVLLEGGDVACPGAASGPAVHVHGENDLANFPEDGILVSHQASAEFVLVMGKAKAIVAESGSVTGHLAALVKEYMVPTLLNAPLATQAIAPGTEITVDANHARIYQGRIPELLSAQPVKQPPLTEEHKALRSKTDLITPLNLFDPKSPSFAPQHCRTIHDIMRYVHEKAYGEIFKLGDMVADHERLSVRLIAPLPLDLYLIDLGGGLSVSPTTTSTVKPEQITSAPFKALLKGLLYEGLRSEEPRPVDLRGFFAVMSRQIASPQSAGIERFGDKSFGIISDSYLNFSSRVGYHYSVLDAYCGETATENYINFEFKGGAADSLRRGRRARMIQQVLVTLGFQVRTVEDRVTARFAKRPKPETEDRLDQLGRLLIFTRQMDMLMSDEAVVKRMATCFLDGNYQLCRTILKER, from the coding sequence ATGAAAATCGGGATGTTGAACCTGTTCAAGAAAAGAAAATCTGCGAAGGCCACTCACGAAGCGCTCATGACGGCTTTCAACTACAAGTATGCCAACTTCAAGGCGATTCTGGAATCCAACTCCGAACTTCTCAAAATCCTGACGGATATCGAACATAAACTGCGGGGGCAGGCCTTCCTTGGCGCGACCTGCCTGGAGAGCCAGACCCCCCAGATTGCCTTCCATGCCGATCGTATGATCCGGAGCTTCGAGAATCTCAGCGGCCGCCCCTGCCCGCACCTGAACCAGGCATACGCGACCATCATGCGGGCCTTGCAGCCGGCGCGCAGCGTGCCGCTGCCAAGGCCGATTTCCGGCTTTACCATTGAATACCGCGACATCACACGGGACTTGCTGACCACGGTGGGCGGGAAAAACGCCGTTCTCGGCGAGGTCGGGAACAAGCTCCGGCTTCCGGTTCCCATGGGGTTTGCCGTAACTACCTCCGCATACGACCGCATTATCCATGTCAACCAATTGGATCAGGCCATCCAGCAGTTGAAACAGACCGTGGATATCATAGAGACCAAGACGATCATGCAGGCCAGCGAGCAGCTGCAGCGGCGGATCATGGCAGCCGAGGTGCCCGAAGACCTGGCCGAGGCGATTCTTGGCGCCTATGACCGGATGGCGGCGCAGCGCCGGCAACCGAACGCGCCGCTATTGGTCTCGATGCGCAGCAGCGCGGTCATGGAAGACAGCTGGCTCTCCTTTGCCGGACAGTATCTGACAGTCCTGAATGTCCCGCGCGAGGAGATCCTGGAAGCCTATAAACGTGTGATAGCCAGTCTGTTCACACCTCGGGCCATCATTTATCAGCTGCACATGGGCGTCCCATTGGCAGAGGCCGCCATGGGCGTGGCCTGCTTGGAAATGGTGGCCAGCAAGGCCAGCGGTGTCATGTACACACGCGATCCCCTTCATCTGGCAGAGAACCGGATCGTCATCAATGCCGTCTGGGGCCTGGGCGCCTATGCCGTCGATGGCATGGTGCCGCCGGACACCTATCTGCTTTCCAGGGGAGCCCCTCCTGAAATTCTCGATAAAAAAATCTCGGAAAAGCCGGTCCGCCTGATCTCCAGGAAGGAAGGCGATGTGATCGAGGAGAAGGTTTCAGAGGAGCTCATGCACCACGCCTGCCTGAGCGATACCCAGGCGGTCCAACTGGCCGAATACGGCCGGCAGCTGGAAACCTATTTTGAATGCGCTCAGGATGTGGAATGGGCGATGGATGAAAACGGACGGCTCGTTATCCTTCAATCCCGCCCGCTGCGGCTGGAGCCCATCTCCGACCACCCTTCGCTCTCCAATACGCCGGCGCTGTCGGGATACACCGTCTTACTGGAAGGCGGGGATGTCGCCTGCCCGGGGGCCGCCAGCGGACCGGCCGTGCACGTGCACGGCGAGAACGATCTGGCCAACTTTCCGGAGGACGGAATTCTCGTGTCCCACCAGGCCTCGGCCGAGTTCGTTCTGGTCATGGGCAAGGCGAAAGCGATCGTGGCCGAGTCGGGCAGCGTCACGGGGCATCTGGCCGCCCTGGTCAAAGAGTACATGGTGCCCACCCTGCTCAACGCGCCTCTCGCAACACAAGCCATCGCGCCGGGAACCGAGATCACGGTCGACGCCAATCACGCCCGAATCTATCAAGGACGGATACCGGAACTGCTCAGCGCCCAGCCCGTCAAACAGCCCCCCCTCACGGAAGAGCATAAGGCCCTGCGAAGCAAAACCGACCTGATCACCCCGTTGAATCTTTTCGATCCGAAATCGCCCAGCTTCGCGCCGCAGCATTGCCGAACCATTCACGACATCATGCGCTATGTGCACGAGAAAGCGTACGGCGAAATTTTCAAGCTCGGGGATATGGTCGCCGATCACGAGCGCCTGTCGGTTCGTTTGATCGCCCCTCTGCCCCTGGACCTTTACCTGATCGATCTGGGCGGCGGTTTGAGCGTCTCCCCGACCACCACCTCGACCGTCAAACCTGAACAGATCACATCCGCGCCGTTCAAGGCGTTGTTGAAAGGGCTGCTCTACGAGGGACTTCGGTCAGAGGAACCCCGCCCCGTGGACCTTCGCGGCTTTTTTGCGGTAATGTCCCGCCAGATCGCGTCACCCCAATCCGCCGGTATCGAACGCTTTGGAGATAAAAGCTTCGGCATTATTTCCGATTCCTATTTGAACTTCAGCTCCCGGGTCGGATACCATTATAGCGTGCTGGACGCCTACTGCGGCGAAACGGCGACAGAAAACTATATCAATTTTGAGTTCAAGGGCGGTGCGGCTGACAGCCTTCGCCGAGGCCGAAGGGCGCGCATGATTCAACAAGTGCTTGTCACATTAGGGTTTCAGGTCCGAACCGTGGAAGACCGGGTGACCGCGCGCTTCGCCAAGCGTCCGAAACCGGAAACGGAAGACCGGCTGGATCAACTGGGGCGTCTGCTGATCTTCACCCGCCAAATGGATATGCTGATGTCCGATGAAGCGGTGGTCAAGCGAATGGCTACATGCTTTTTGGATGGCAACTATCAATTGTGCCGAACGATCCTGAAAGAACGTTGA